A genomic segment from Nocardia cyriacigeorgica GUH-2 encodes:
- the eccB gene encoding type VII secretion protein EccB, protein MPSKPTTRWQVSGYRFLVRRMEHALVRRDVRMLHDPMRSQSRAYAAGLILGIVVLAGCGVLALLRPQDKIGDNKILIGKESGAVYVVLNDVVHPALNIASARLAAGDAPKAVIVKESELGKKARGPLIGIPGAPGVLNFDKDGKGRAWSVCDSMKMDGGRDLTTSVLAGDPELGEKASVMGSDKALLVQGDDATYLVYDRKRARVDMTDRAVTDALNITGLTPRPISEGLLNAIPEVLEIKPPQIVDPGGIPDKPIGEFRNGTVVHVSTAGEVENYVVLRDGLQPISPLTADIIRNANPQPSGDTTISEALRTRADRSAALEVGDYPQIAPSIIEPKDQPVSCLSWKPITTATEDSGNRAELSVITGVTLPMSEKAKLVPLAQADGSGPNADSAYIPPGSGAYVQTTGIEPDSRRKDSLFYVADTGVRYGIKNAEAVKALGLPDNPEPAPWPIVGLLANGPSLGREEAMVAHDGVAPDPSPAQQPVAAGK, encoded by the coding sequence ATGCCTTCAAAACCCACTACGCGCTGGCAGGTGAGCGGTTACCGCTTCCTGGTGCGCCGGATGGAGCATGCCTTGGTGCGCCGGGACGTGCGAATGCTGCACGATCCCATGCGCTCCCAGTCGCGCGCCTACGCCGCCGGGCTCATTCTCGGCATCGTGGTGCTGGCCGGCTGCGGTGTGCTGGCCCTGCTACGCCCGCAGGACAAAATCGGCGACAACAAGATTCTGATCGGCAAGGAATCGGGGGCGGTGTACGTCGTCCTCAACGACGTCGTGCATCCCGCGCTGAACATCGCCTCGGCCCGGCTGGCCGCCGGAGATGCGCCGAAGGCCGTTATCGTCAAGGAATCCGAACTCGGCAAGAAGGCCCGCGGGCCGCTGATCGGCATCCCCGGTGCGCCCGGCGTGCTGAACTTCGACAAGGACGGCAAGGGCCGCGCCTGGTCGGTGTGCGATTCCATGAAGATGGACGGCGGCCGCGACCTCACCACCTCGGTGCTGGCCGGCGATCCGGAACTGGGCGAGAAGGCCTCGGTCATGGGGTCGGACAAGGCGCTGCTGGTACAGGGCGACGACGCCACCTACCTGGTGTACGACCGCAAACGCGCCCGCGTCGACATGACCGATCGCGCCGTCACCGACGCACTGAACATCACGGGGCTCACCCCGCGCCCGATCAGCGAGGGCCTGCTGAACGCGATTCCCGAAGTGCTGGAGATCAAGCCGCCGCAGATCGTCGATCCGGGCGGGATTCCGGACAAGCCGATCGGTGAATTCCGGAACGGGACCGTTGTCCACGTTTCGACCGCGGGTGAGGTGGAGAACTACGTCGTGCTTCGTGACGGCCTCCAGCCGATTTCGCCGCTGACCGCCGATATCATCCGCAATGCGAACCCACAGCCGTCAGGCGATACGACGATCAGCGAAGCATTGCGCACCCGGGCCGATCGCTCCGCAGCGCTCGAGGTCGGTGATTACCCGCAAATCGCGCCCTCGATCATCGAACCCAAGGACCAGCCCGTGAGCTGCCTGTCCTGGAAGCCGATCACCACCGCCACCGAGGATTCCGGCAACCGCGCCGAACTGTCGGTGATCACCGGCGTCACCCTGCCGATGTCGGAGAAGGCCAAACTGGTCCCGCTGGCCCAGGCCGACGGCTCCGGCCCCAACGCCGACTCCGCCTACATCCCACCGGGTTCGGGCGCCTACGTCCAGACCACCGGCATCGAACCCGACAGCCGCCGCAAGGACTCCCTGTTCTACGTCGCCGACACCGGCGTCCGCTACGGCATCAAGAACGCCGAAGCCGTCAAGGCCCTCGGCCTCCCGGACAACCCGGAACCGGCCCCCTGGCCCATCGTCGGATTGCTCGCCAACGGCCCGAGTTTGGGCCGCGAGGAGGCGATGGTCGCCCACGACGGTGTAGCACCGGACCCTTCACCGGCGCAGCAGCCGGTCGCGGCGGGCAAGTGA
- a CDS encoding S-methyl-5'-thioadenosine phosphorylase: MSSHARPAIAVIGGSGFYDFFDDEAVAVEVDTPYGAPSAPVAIGEVEGRPVAFLPRHGKRHEYSPHTLPYQANMWALRSLGVRRIFAPCAVGSLRADWGPGTIAVPDQLVDRTSGRPQTFFDAGGVHVSFADPYCDELRTAAIASASEALPMRDSGTMVVVQGPRFSTRAESRWFAAQGWELVNMTGHPEAVLARELEMCYAAVALVTDLDAGLEEGDGVHVSEVFAEFEKNITPFKALIRRAIAAVDGADTCARCRVHAGVSLPFELP, encoded by the coding sequence ATGAGCTCGCATGCCCGGCCCGCGATCGCCGTCATCGGCGGCAGCGGCTTCTACGACTTCTTCGATGACGAGGCGGTGGCCGTCGAGGTCGACACGCCCTATGGCGCGCCGAGTGCGCCGGTCGCGATCGGGGAGGTCGAGGGGCGGCCGGTCGCGTTCCTGCCGCGCCATGGCAAGCGGCACGAATACTCCCCGCACACCCTGCCCTACCAGGCCAATATGTGGGCGCTGCGGTCGCTGGGCGTGCGCCGGATCTTCGCGCCCTGCGCGGTCGGCAGCCTGCGCGCCGACTGGGGGCCGGGCACGATCGCCGTCCCGGACCAGCTGGTCGACCGCACCTCCGGGCGGCCGCAGACCTTCTTCGACGCCGGTGGCGTGCACGTCTCCTTCGCCGACCCGTACTGCGACGAACTGCGCACCGCTGCCATCGCCTCGGCCTCCGAGGCACTGCCGATGCGCGATTCGGGCACCATGGTCGTGGTGCAGGGCCCCCGGTTCTCCACTCGTGCGGAGAGCCGCTGGTTCGCCGCGCAGGGCTGGGAACTGGTGAACATGACCGGCCACCCCGAAGCCGTCCTGGCCCGCGAACTGGAAATGTGTTACGCCGCAGTCGCTCTGGTGACCGACCTGGACGCCGGACTGGAAGAAGGCGACGGCGTGCACGTCAGCGAGGTCTTCGCCGAGTTCGAAAAGAACATCACCCCGTTCAAGGCACTGATCCGGCGCGCGATCGCGGCCGTCGACGGCGCCGACACCTGCGCCCGCTGCCGGGTGCACGCCGGGGTCTCGCTGCCGTTCGAGCTGCCCTGA
- the eccE gene encoding type VII secretion protein EccE — protein MAEPAGAGPRPLLGRISLRNLMIAQFAGLVAGAIALLAGLGVWPAVGIGVVAGLIPLIPVGRRVLLDWIGTGVGYLAQREYEIGDTVDFRGPDGRSLGLYWDGSRVVTVVEVLAPKGGLTRIARTTVHASHLLPLPELAQCLTQHDILLSGIDIISHGHRSRAGTPAGKIYESLLGPLPATAHRTVWLAISFDAVACPGAAERRGGGNEGASRAVTIATQRIMRALEDADCNARILTAPEIRKAVLQITAGYDPRTLTQRWRYAELGNSVNIGGAVDPKKLGSDLLAQLWVAPSRGTTVAVRLRPGSSAESVNIGAAWRLTARELPERTKHEGMVSMNGRHRDGLLAHLPIAIPDVDDTVPMSEYPIDVIGALHLPSSGCGQLIGSDDEGNGVAVRIIGAGISTVYVAGELYLAQQLVFRALAVGERILIRTDRAHAWENLVTTIGNPERLTIAVETHQSDAGFTATVVDGVLAPAPHAGVTTIYVTGDPMGWPATKPDLSIQQPGAIGNHVVLRTGTAQVDLTLVSIPREATYIGQPRGRRAMAHQ, from the coding sequence ATGGCCGAACCTGCCGGCGCGGGGCCGCGCCCGCTGCTGGGTCGCATCTCGCTGCGCAACCTGATGATCGCGCAATTCGCCGGGCTGGTCGCGGGTGCGATCGCACTGCTGGCGGGGCTCGGGGTGTGGCCCGCGGTCGGTATCGGTGTGGTGGCCGGGTTGATCCCGTTGATCCCAGTGGGCCGGCGGGTGCTGCTGGATTGGATCGGCACCGGCGTCGGCTATCTCGCCCAGCGTGAGTACGAGATCGGTGACACCGTCGACTTCCGCGGCCCCGACGGTCGTTCGCTCGGTCTGTACTGGGACGGCAGCCGCGTGGTCACCGTCGTCGAGGTGCTCGCGCCCAAGGGCGGGCTGACCCGCATCGCCCGCACCACCGTGCACGCCTCGCACCTGCTGCCGCTGCCGGAGCTGGCGCAGTGTCTGACCCAGCACGACATCCTGCTCAGCGGTATCGACATCATCAGCCACGGCCACCGCAGCCGCGCGGGCACGCCGGCGGGCAAGATCTACGAATCGCTGCTCGGCCCGCTGCCTGCCACCGCCCACCGCACGGTGTGGCTGGCCATCAGCTTCGACGCGGTGGCCTGCCCCGGCGCGGCCGAACGGCGCGGCGGCGGCAATGAAGGCGCCTCGCGTGCGGTCACCATCGCGACCCAGCGGATCATGCGCGCGCTCGAAGACGCCGACTGCAACGCCCGTATCCTCACCGCCCCGGAAATCCGCAAGGCCGTTCTGCAGATCACCGCCGGTTACGATCCGCGCACCCTGACCCAGCGCTGGCGCTACGCCGAGCTGGGCAACAGCGTCAATATCGGTGGTGCGGTGGACCCGAAGAAGCTCGGTTCCGATCTGCTGGCCCAGCTGTGGGTGGCGCCCTCGCGCGGCACCACGGTGGCGGTGCGGTTGCGTCCCGGTAGCAGCGCCGAATCGGTGAATATCGGTGCGGCCTGGCGGTTGACGGCGCGTGAGCTGCCCGAACGTACCAAGCACGAGGGCATGGTGTCGATGAACGGCAGGCACCGCGACGGCCTGCTCGCCCATCTGCCGATCGCCATCCCGGATGTGGACGACACGGTCCCGATGTCGGAGTACCCGATCGACGTGATCGGTGCGCTGCATCTGCCGTCGTCGGGTTGCGGTCAGCTGATCGGCTCCGATGACGAGGGCAACGGTGTCGCGGTCCGCATCATCGGTGCCGGTATCTCGACGGTGTACGTGGCCGGTGAGCTGTACCTGGCGCAGCAGCTGGTGTTCCGTGCGCTGGCGGTCGGTGAGCGCATCCTGATCCGCACCGATCGCGCGCATGCCTGGGAGAACCTGGTCACCACGATCGGCAATCCGGAGCGGCTGACCATCGCGGTGGAAACCCATCAGTCCGATGCCGGTTTCACCGCCACCGTGGTCGACGGTGTGCTCGCGCCGGCCCCGCACGCCGGTGTCACCACGATCTATGTGACCGGCGATCCGATGGGCTGGCCTGCCACCAAGCCGGATCTGTCGATTCAGCAGCCCGGCGCCATCGGCAACCACGTGGTGTTGCGCACCGGTACCGCGCAGGTCGATCTGACGCTGGTGTCGATTCCGCGCGAGGCCACCTACATCGGCCAGCCGCGCGGGCGCCGCGCCATGGCGCACCAGTAA
- a CDS encoding NADPH-dependent FMN reductase — protein sequence MDTTALRLEVIVASTRPERFAPVVADWFLRTAGEHPEFDTGVIDLMDTPLPVDLTETPEVQQFRARLAAADAFVAITSEYNHGYPASLKTALDSAKHEWRAKPIGFVAYGGLSGGLRAVEQLRQVVAEIHMVSVRETVSFHQAKKRFDAAGQTQDGAAIDAAERMLGQLAWWGRTLRQARAVDPYPG from the coding sequence GTGGACACCACTGCGCTCCGGCTCGAGGTCATCGTCGCCAGTACGCGACCGGAGCGGTTCGCGCCGGTGGTCGCCGACTGGTTCCTGCGCACGGCGGGGGAGCATCCGGAATTCGACACCGGCGTCATCGATCTGATGGACACCCCGCTGCCGGTCGATCTCACCGAAACCCCTGAGGTTCAGCAGTTCCGGGCCAGGCTCGCCGCCGCCGACGCGTTCGTGGCGATCACCTCGGAGTACAACCACGGCTATCCGGCGTCGCTGAAAACCGCCCTCGACAGCGCCAAGCACGAATGGCGGGCCAAGCCGATCGGGTTCGTTGCCTACGGCGGACTCTCGGGTGGGTTGCGCGCGGTGGAGCAGCTGCGTCAGGTGGTGGCCGAGATCCATATGGTGTCGGTGCGCGAGACCGTCAGCTTCCATCAGGCCAAGAAGCGCTTCGACGCCGCGGGGCAAACGCAGGACGGTGCCGCGATCGACGCGGCCGAACGCATGCTGGGCCAATTGGCCTGGTGGGGACGGACTCTGCGGCAGGCGCGGGCCGTCGACCCTTATCCGGGGTGA
- the mycP gene encoding type VII secretion-associated serine protease mycosin: MGKLPPGDPAVPPEPTEQKSNTPCASTQRGGDGPTIPEPQRALDLPHAWQFSTGAGQTIAVIDTGVTPHPRLPGLMPGGDYVAAGGDGLQDCDAHGTVVAGIISASKVDGQGFSGVAPDARILSIRQTSAKFQKKGRSTEQRPEDPPDGYGNIDALASAVRRAADRGVSVINISLVLCVSGSHNPADSALGAALRYATVEKNVVVVAAAGNKDQTSRCGGGNPDVDPLDPTADLWENLTTNVTPARYDDYVLTVGSIGPDGQPSDFTVPGPWVDIAAPGEGIVSLDPLSDGTIVAKGEPDKMTTLQGTSFAAPYVSGVVALVRSRFPHLSAQEVIKRLQATAHAPAEGWNPYIGYGAVDPVAALTNEVRDAPLQAKQPSPAKSVQLPVPAPPPPPDNLARNVALIGTGIIGGGLILGYLASFPIRRRFGVRED, from the coding sequence ATGGGGAAGTTGCCGCCCGGTGATCCCGCGGTGCCGCCGGAACCGACCGAGCAGAAGTCGAATACGCCGTGTGCGAGCACGCAGCGAGGTGGCGACGGGCCGACCATCCCGGAACCGCAGCGGGCGCTCGATCTCCCGCACGCGTGGCAATTCTCCACTGGAGCGGGCCAGACGATCGCCGTCATCGACACCGGCGTCACGCCGCATCCACGGCTGCCCGGGCTGATGCCCGGCGGCGACTATGTCGCAGCGGGCGGTGATGGTCTGCAGGACTGCGACGCCCACGGCACGGTGGTCGCCGGCATCATCTCCGCGAGCAAGGTAGACGGGCAAGGCTTTTCCGGCGTCGCACCTGATGCGCGGATCCTGTCGATTCGGCAGACCAGTGCGAAGTTTCAGAAGAAGGGTCGTTCGACCGAACAGCGGCCGGAGGATCCGCCGGACGGATACGGCAATATCGACGCCCTCGCCTCGGCCGTGCGCCGCGCGGCCGATCGCGGCGTATCGGTGATCAATATTTCGCTCGTCCTCTGCGTATCGGGGTCACACAATCCGGCGGACTCGGCGCTCGGAGCGGCACTGCGCTACGCGACGGTCGAGAAGAACGTCGTGGTCGTAGCCGCCGCCGGCAACAAGGACCAGACGTCGCGGTGCGGCGGGGGTAATCCGGACGTCGACCCGCTCGACCCGACCGCTGATCTCTGGGAAAATCTGACCACCAACGTCACCCCGGCACGCTACGACGATTACGTCCTCACGGTCGGCTCGATCGGACCCGATGGGCAACCGTCGGACTTCACCGTGCCGGGGCCCTGGGTCGATATCGCGGCTCCCGGCGAGGGAATCGTGTCGCTGGACCCGCTGAGCGACGGAACGATCGTCGCGAAGGGCGAGCCGGACAAGATGACCACCCTCCAGGGCACCAGCTTTGCCGCACCGTATGTTTCAGGTGTCGTCGCGCTGGTCCGTTCACGCTTCCCACACCTGAGCGCGCAGGAAGTCATCAAACGCCTCCAGGCAACGGCTCACGCGCCCGCCGAAGGATGGAACCCCTATATCGGTTACGGCGCAGTGGATCCCGTCGCAGCGCTCACCAATGAGGTTCGTGACGCGCCCCTGCAGGCCAAGCAGCCGAGTCCGGCCAAGAGCGTTCAGCTCCCCGTCCCCGCTCCTCCACCACCGCCGGACAATCTGGCACGCAATGTTGCGTTGATCGGCACCGGAATCATCGGTGGTGGACTGATTCTCGGCTATCTCGCCTCGTTCCCGATCCGTCGCCGGTTCGGAGTTCGCGAAGACTGA